From Falco cherrug isolate bFalChe1 chromosome 4, bFalChe1.pri, whole genome shotgun sequence, one genomic window encodes:
- the LSM4 gene encoding U6 snRNA-associated Sm-like protein LSm4 gives MLPLSLLKTAQNHPMLVELKNGETYNGHLVSCDNWMNINLREVICTSRDGDKFWRMPECYIRGSTIKYLRIPDEIIDMVKEEVVSKGRGRGGMQQQKQQKGRGVGGAGRGVFGGRGRGIPGSGRGQQEKKPGRQSAKQ, from the exons ATG CTGCCCCTGTCCCTGTTGAAGACGGCGCAGAACCACCCTATG CTGGTGGAGTTGAAGAACGGAGAGACGTACAACGGGCACCTGGTGAGCTGTGATAACTGGATGAACATCAACCTGCGGGAGGTCATCTGCACGTCCCGG GATGGAGACAAGTTCTGGAGGATGCCAGAGTGCTACATTCGTGGCAGCACGATTAAATACCTGCGTATCCCTGATGAAATAATTGACATGGTGAAAGAAGAGGTGGTGTCCAAGGGCAGAGGCCGTGGTGGgatgcaacagcagaagcaacagAAGGGCCGTGGTGTTGGAGGTGCTGGACGAG GTGTGTTTGGTGGCCGTGGCCGAGGAATACCAGGCAGTGGAAGAggccagcaggaaaaaaagccaggcaGACAATCGGCAAAGCAATGA
- the JUND gene encoding transcription factor JunD gives METPFYHDDVLSGLGSGFAPSSGSSGLLLPFPGGSMMKKDALGMALQEQVAAALKAPGAAGSEAAGLLGSPELGLLKLGSPELERLIIQSNGLVTTTPTSGQFLYPKAAASEEQEFAEGFVKALEDLHKQSQLGGGAAGGGGGGGGSGAGELPAAGLAPEPPVYANLSSYPAVSYAAEPGPFAAPPPRLPPPPPPLKDEPQIVPEVPSFGESPPLSPIDMDTQERIKAERKRLRNRIAASKCRKRKLERISRLEEKVKSLKSQNTELASTASLLREQVAQLKQKVLSHVNSGCQLLPQHQHQVPAY, from the coding sequence ATGGAAACACCCTTCTACCATGATGATGTGTTGAGCGGCCTCGGCAGCGGCTTCGCCCCGTCCTCCGGCAGCAGCgggctcctcctgcccttccccggCGGCAGCATGATGAAGAAGGACGCGCTCGGGATGGCGCTACAGGAGCAGGTGGCGGCGGCGCTGAAAGCCCCCGGGGCGGCCGGCAGTGAGGCGGCGGGGCTGCTTGGCTCGCccgagctggggctgctcaaGCTGGGGTCCCCCGAGCTGGAGCGGCTCATCATCCAGTCCAACGGGCTGGTGACCACCACGCCGACCAGCGGGCAGTTCCTCTACCCCAAAGCGGCCGCCTCCGAGGAGCAGGAGTTCGCCGAGGGCTTCGTGAAAGCGCTGGAGGACTTGCACAAGCAGAGCCAGCtgggcggcggcgcggcgggcggcggcggcggaggcggcggcagcggggcgggcgagctgcccgccgccggcctGGCCCCGGAGCCGCCGGTGTACGCCAACCTCAGCAGCTACCCGGCCGTCAGCTACGCCGCCGAGCCTGGCCCCTtcgcggcgccgccgccgcggctcccgccgccgccgccgccgctgaAGGACGAGCCGCAGATCGTGCCGGAGGTGCCGAGCTTCGGGGAGAGCCCGCCGCTCTCCCCCATCGACATGGACACGCAGGAGCGTATCAAGGCGGAACGAAAGCGGCTGCGGAACCGCATCGCCGCCTCCAAGTGCCGCAAGAGGAAGCTGGAGCGCATCTCCCGCCTGGAGGAGAAGGTGAAGAGCCTCAAGAGCCAGAACACGGAGCTGGCCTCCACCGCCAGCCTGCTCCGCGAGCAGGTCGCCCAGCTCAAGCAGAAGGTCCTCAGCCACGTCAACAGcggctgccagctcctgccgcagcaccagcaccaggtGCCGGCTTACTGA